A genomic segment from Pseudoxanthomonas sp. CF385 encodes:
- a CDS encoding Smr/MutS family protein, with translation MAKPSPPDDDDAALFRDAIGEVRRLDEAPPAPRKAPPKPRARMAEQDETDARSEFQRGLEAFDLHAAGDVLSHRRDVVPPRVFQRLKRGQFSAQDELDLHGATALQAEGLLRRFLAEAHQHDHGCVRIIHGKGQRSDAGAPVIKNVVDRILRQRADVLAFHSAPAAQGGTGAVLVLLTRRA, from the coding sequence ATGGCCAAGCCCTCGCCCCCCGACGACGACGATGCCGCCCTGTTCCGCGATGCGATCGGCGAGGTTCGGCGCCTGGATGAGGCGCCACCGGCGCCCCGCAAGGCGCCTCCGAAACCCCGCGCACGCATGGCCGAGCAGGACGAGACGGATGCGCGCAGCGAGTTCCAGCGGGGGCTCGAGGCGTTCGATCTCCACGCGGCGGGCGACGTGCTCAGCCATCGTCGCGATGTCGTGCCGCCGCGCGTGTTCCAGCGCCTCAAGCGCGGGCAGTTCTCCGCGCAGGACGAACTGGACCTGCATGGGGCGACGGCGCTGCAGGCCGAAGGGCTGCTGAGACGCTTCCTGGCGGAGGCCCACCAGCACGACCACGGCTGCGTGCGCATCATCCACGGCAAGGGCCAGCGCTCCGACGCGGGCGCACCCGTGATCAAGAATGTGGTCGACCGCATCCTGCGCCAGCGCGCGGACGTGCTGGCGTTCCATTCCGCTCCGGCCGCGCAGGGTGGCACCGGCGCGGTTCTCGTGCTGCTGACCAGGCGCGCTTAG
- the ispF gene encoding 2-C-methyl-D-erythritol 2,4-cyclodiphosphate synthase, whose product MPDTLNIRIGQGFDVHAFGEGDHVMLGGVRVPHERGVLAHSDGDVVLHALCDAMLGALALGDIGKHFPPSDDRWKGADSRAFVRHCDALLRERGWRVGNADVTVICERPKVGPHADAMRACVAEDLSIDADAVSIKATTSEKLGFTGRGEGIAAQAVVLLVKA is encoded by the coding sequence ATGCCTGACACCTTGAACATCCGCATCGGCCAGGGCTTCGACGTGCACGCCTTCGGCGAAGGCGACCACGTCATGCTGGGGGGCGTTCGCGTGCCGCACGAGCGCGGCGTGCTGGCGCACAGCGATGGCGACGTGGTGCTGCACGCGCTTTGCGATGCGATGCTGGGCGCACTGGCGCTCGGCGACATCGGCAAGCATTTTCCACCGTCCGACGATCGCTGGAAGGGCGCCGACAGCCGCGCTTTCGTGCGCCACTGCGACGCCTTGCTGCGCGAGCGCGGATGGCGCGTGGGCAATGCCGATGTCACCGTCATCTGCGAACGTCCGAAAGTCGGTCCGCACGCCGACGCGATGCGCGCCTGCGTGGCGGAGGATCTGTCCATCGATGCCGACGCGGTCAGCATCAAGGCCACCACCAGCGAGAAGCTGGGCTTCACCGGTCGCGGTGAAGGCATCGCGGCGCAAGCGGTGGTCCTGCTGGTGAAGGCGTGA
- the truD gene encoding tRNA pseudouridine(13) synthase TruD — protein MSETLPRAFGAPVLAARFRSAPEDFFVEELPGFEASGEGEHLLLTVEKRGMNTAFAAKRIAAWAGIAEMGVGYAGLKDRHAVTRQRFSVHLPRKIAPDLAGLVSDDLKVIDASWHSRKLPRGALAGNRFELILREVSGDREAIDERLRAIAAHGLPNWFGEQRFGRDGGNVAAALAMFAGRRVRRDQRSILLSAARSELFNRVLGSRLADGSWNQGLEGEVWMLAGSRSVFGPEPWSGTLAQRLADFDIHPTGPLWGQGESRTQGVARAAEDAALAGDEAQALRTGLEQEGLRQERRALRLKPEGFEWRWPDASTLQLQFALPPGSYATAVLHELGDVSEASRS, from the coding sequence GTGAGCGAGACCCTGCCGCGCGCATTCGGCGCGCCCGTGCTGGCAGCGCGTTTCCGCAGCGCGCCCGAAGATTTCTTCGTCGAAGAACTCCCGGGCTTCGAAGCCTCGGGTGAGGGCGAGCACCTGCTGCTGACGGTCGAGAAGCGCGGCATGAATACCGCCTTCGCGGCCAAGCGGATCGCCGCGTGGGCGGGGATCGCGGAGATGGGCGTCGGTTACGCCGGCCTGAAGGATCGGCATGCGGTGACGCGCCAGCGCTTCAGCGTGCATCTGCCGCGCAAGATCGCGCCGGATCTGGCCGGCCTGGTCTCGGACGATCTCAAGGTCATCGACGCGTCCTGGCATTCACGCAAACTGCCGCGGGGTGCGCTCGCCGGCAATCGCTTCGAACTGATCCTCCGCGAGGTGAGCGGCGATCGGGAGGCGATCGATGAGCGGCTCCGTGCGATCGCGGCGCACGGCTTGCCCAACTGGTTCGGCGAGCAGCGGTTCGGCCGGGATGGCGGCAACGTGGCGGCGGCGTTGGCGATGTTCGCCGGCCGCCGGGTGCGTCGGGACCAGCGGTCGATCCTGCTGTCCGCAGCGCGCTCGGAACTGTTCAACCGCGTGCTCGGGAGTCGGCTCGCGGATGGCAGCTGGAACCAGGGCCTGGAAGGCGAGGTATGGATGCTCGCCGGCAGTCGCAGCGTGTTCGGCCCGGAGCCGTGGAGCGGGACGCTGGCGCAGCGCCTGGCGGACTTCGATATCCATCCGACCGGCCCGCTGTGGGGCCAGGGCGAGTCGCGGACGCAGGGCGTCGCGCGTGCAGCCGAGGATGCCGCGCTGGCGGGCGATGAAGCGCAGGCATTGAGGACAGGACTGGAGCAGGAAGGGCTCCGGCAGGAGCGTCGTGCCCTCCGCCTCAAGCCGGAGGGTTTCGAGTGGCGGTGGCCGGACGCATCCACGCTGCAGCTGCAGTTTGCGCTGCCGCCCGGCAGTTACGCGACCGCCGTGCTGCACGAACTCGGAGACGTAAGCGAGGCGTCGCGATCCTGA
- the ispD gene encoding 2-C-methyl-D-erythritol 4-phosphate cytidylyltransferase translates to MMAGVWAVVPAAGRGTRFGSELPKQYLSVRDRPLIAWTLQALFAHDAVEGVVVPVSENDPDWPGWSEYEGRPLVTCTGGATRAASVLAGLHTLPSGVRADDFVLVHDAARPNLGREDLAQLLERGRNDPVGAILAAPVRDTLKRAGDDGGIDGTEPRERLWRAFTPQLFRRLQLTRALEAATAAGIEVTDEAMAMERQGLRPLLVEGAESNFKITTRADLERFEFELARRA, encoded by the coding sequence CTGATGGCGGGTGTCTGGGCGGTGGTGCCGGCCGCCGGTCGCGGTACCCGGTTCGGGAGTGAGCTGCCGAAGCAGTACCTGAGCGTGCGCGATCGCCCCCTGATCGCCTGGACGCTGCAGGCGCTGTTCGCCCATGACGCGGTGGAAGGCGTGGTGGTGCCGGTATCCGAGAACGACCCGGACTGGCCCGGCTGGAGCGAATATGAAGGTCGGCCGCTGGTCACCTGCACCGGCGGCGCGACGCGCGCGGCTTCGGTGCTGGCCGGGCTGCATACGCTGCCGAGCGGCGTGCGCGCGGACGACTTCGTCCTCGTGCACGATGCGGCGCGCCCGAACCTGGGTCGCGAAGACCTGGCGCAGCTGCTGGAGCGCGGCCGCAACGATCCGGTCGGCGCGATCCTCGCCGCCCCCGTGCGCGACACCCTCAAGCGCGCGGGCGACGACGGCGGCATCGACGGCACCGAGCCGCGCGAACGCCTGTGGCGCGCTTTCACGCCGCAGCTGTTCCGTCGCCTGCAACTGACGCGCGCGCTGGAAGCGGCGACGGCCGCCGGCATCGAAGTGACCGACGAAGCCATGGCGATGGAGCGGCAGGGCCTACGGCCGCTGCTGGTGGAAGGCGCGGAAAGCAACTTCAAGATCACCACGCGCGCGGACCTCGAGCGGTTCGAGTTCGAACTGGCGCGCCGCGCCTGA
- the surE gene encoding 5'/3'-nucleotidase SurE, giving the protein MRVLVSNDDGVDAPGIRILAEGLRSAGHEVYVVAPDRDRSGASNSLTLDLPIRLKRIDHYTCSIAGTPTDCVHLALTGMLEFEPDIVVSGINNTANLGDDVIYSGTVSAAMEGRFLGLPAVAMSLATKNHDAKHYETAARAAVEIVARLKADPLPADTILNVNVPDLAWADVRGFEVTRLGNRHRSEPCVPQPDPRGHTVYWIGPAGREQDAGPGTDFHAVRTGHISITPIHVDLTRYQALEKVAGWVGGLTAALEDSA; this is encoded by the coding sequence ATGCGCGTACTGGTCAGCAACGACGACGGCGTCGACGCCCCCGGCATCCGAATCCTGGCAGAAGGCCTGCGCAGCGCAGGTCACGAGGTGTACGTGGTCGCACCCGACCGCGATCGCTCCGGCGCCAGCAATTCGCTGACGCTCGATCTGCCGATCCGGCTCAAGCGCATCGATCACTACACCTGCAGCATCGCCGGCACGCCGACCGATTGCGTCCACCTGGCGTTGACCGGAATGCTGGAGTTCGAGCCGGACATCGTCGTGTCGGGCATCAACAACACCGCCAACCTGGGCGACGACGTCATCTATTCCGGCACCGTGTCCGCCGCGATGGAAGGCCGTTTTCTCGGTCTCCCGGCCGTGGCGATGTCGCTGGCCACGAAGAACCACGATGCGAAGCACTACGAGACCGCCGCGCGCGCCGCGGTGGAGATCGTCGCGCGCCTGAAGGCCGATCCGCTGCCCGCCGACACCATCCTCAACGTCAACGTGCCCGACCTGGCCTGGGCCGACGTACGCGGTTTCGAGGTCACGCGCCTGGGCAACCGCCATCGGTCGGAGCCCTGCGTTCCGCAACCCGATCCGCGTGGCCACACCGTGTACTGGATCGGCCCCGCCGGCCGCGAGCAGGACGCCGGTCCGGGCACCGATTTCCACGCCGTGCGCACCGGGCATATTTCGATCACGCCGATCCATGTCGACCTGACCCGTTACCAGGCGCTCGAGAAAGTGGCTGGCTGGGTCGGCGGGTTGACGGCGGCCCTGGAGGATTCGGCGTGA